In Afipia sp. GAS231, a single window of DNA contains:
- a CDS encoding cupin domain-containing protein, giving the protein MLKKMHFYDREAPDVVAETLAGSKTESAGWMRHSFGADAPQCHEVHMPPGFRTAIHAHLEDEIVYVVGGELIMGQRTLGPGSSVYIPGNTLYSFIAGQNGVSFINFRPRGDQTQFNRDEFATLQTLQGADREAFIQANAAANRARYGLD; this is encoded by the coding sequence ATGCTAAAAAAGATGCATTTCTACGATAGGGAAGCGCCCGATGTAGTCGCGGAGACGCTGGCCGGATCCAAGACGGAATCGGCTGGCTGGATGCGACATTCGTTCGGCGCCGATGCGCCACAATGTCATGAGGTCCACATGCCGCCGGGCTTCCGGACCGCAATCCATGCCCATCTCGAAGATGAGATTGTGTATGTCGTTGGGGGAGAGTTGATCATGGGCCAGCGCACGCTCGGCCCTGGATCTTCGGTCTATATACCTGGCAACACACTTTACTCTTTCATCGCGGGACAAAACGGAGTCAGCTTCATCAATTTCCGTCCGCGGGGTGACCAAACTCAGTTCAACCGAGACGAATTTGCAACGCTACAGACGCTCCAAGGCGCCGATCGCGAAGCGTTTATTCAAGCGAATGCTGCCGCTAACCGGGCGCGCTACGGTCTCGATTGA
- a CDS encoding ABC transporter substrate-binding protein, protein MPKTSAISRRDLIVGSLAAGAMFGSQHRSLAQASADWQAGAPPEWFDILAAARREGQVNIAAFPALSAKMSAAFKRDTGIQINFIGGNTAEQSARLAAEARAKNVTIDAAIGGAWELQLMRENLLEPILPQLILPGVAPENFHGGKQKFFDNAGRYLLVGSNYVFGWLVVNTDLVKPEEITTWRDLLKPEFLGKIAAVDPRFPGSGQGVSNWLFRSFGLDFIKELYIGRQVKMSVDYRQLMDGLVRGTTPIVIGMVQSQVERFRASFKTVGVVLPEDAPGYLASGFSVIKQAQGIPHPNAAKVFTNWYVSRPGQEVYESVMLEVSRRNDVNTGVPDYLVARENVKYFDYDNEDVFFEKFAALRLINAAFGQR, encoded by the coding sequence ATGCCGAAAACTTCAGCTATTTCTCGTCGTGACCTAATCGTAGGTTCGTTAGCAGCTGGTGCAATGTTTGGCTCACAGCATCGCTCTCTCGCTCAAGCAAGCGCTGACTGGCAGGCTGGTGCCCCGCCGGAGTGGTTTGACATTCTTGCTGCAGCTCGCCGTGAAGGCCAAGTAAATATAGCCGCGTTTCCGGCGCTTTCCGCCAAGATGAGCGCTGCTTTCAAGCGGGACACCGGGATTCAAATAAACTTTATTGGCGGCAATACGGCGGAGCAGTCAGCGCGCCTCGCAGCAGAAGCTCGAGCGAAAAATGTGACGATTGATGCAGCGATAGGTGGCGCGTGGGAACTGCAGCTTATGAGGGAGAATTTGCTAGAGCCGATATTGCCGCAGTTGATCCTTCCTGGTGTCGCACCTGAGAATTTTCACGGTGGTAAGCAAAAGTTTTTCGACAACGCAGGTCGGTACCTTCTGGTCGGCTCGAACTATGTCTTTGGCTGGCTTGTAGTTAATACCGACCTAGTTAAGCCCGAAGAAATTACGACCTGGAGAGACCTGCTCAAGCCGGAGTTTCTCGGAAAAATTGCAGCGGTCGATCCACGCTTTCCTGGATCAGGACAGGGCGTATCCAATTGGCTTTTTCGATCGTTTGGTCTGGACTTCATCAAGGAGCTGTATATCGGTCGGCAAGTAAAAATGTCAGTGGACTATCGACAGTTAATGGATGGCCTTGTTCGAGGAACCACACCAATTGTCATTGGCATGGTCCAAAGCCAGGTGGAGCGGTTTCGCGCCAGCTTTAAAACGGTCGGCGTTGTTTTGCCGGAAGATGCGCCTGGTTATTTGGCGTCGGGATTTAGCGTCATCAAGCAAGCCCAAGGTATTCCGCATCCCAATGCGGCGAAGGTGTTCACCAATTGGTATGTTAGCAGGCCTGGTCAGGAAGTTTACGAATCGGTCATGTTGGAGGTTAGTCGTCGGAACGACGTGAATACTGGTGTGCCCGACTATCTCGTCGCTCGAGAGAACGTTAAATACTTCGACTATGATAATGAGGACGTTTTTTTTGAAAAGTTCGCCGCGCTCCGACTTATCAATGCGGCGTTCGGGCAGCGATGA
- a CDS encoding Rieske (2Fe-2S) protein, which translates to MARVFVCKDGELKDGDVRIVSAGTSEIGVYRHAGQYYAYRNHCVHQGGPVCEGVKIGKVVEILNSDRGYAGEVFDDSDPHIVCPWHGWEYRLLTGENAVDPKMKLKRYEVVHSGGVIYVDA; encoded by the coding sequence ATGGCGCGGGTTTTCGTGTGCAAGGATGGAGAGCTCAAAGACGGCGACGTTCGTATCGTGAGCGCGGGAACAAGCGAAATCGGCGTATATCGGCACGCTGGCCAGTATTACGCATATCGGAATCATTGCGTTCACCAGGGCGGTCCAGTTTGCGAGGGTGTCAAAATTGGAAAAGTGGTCGAAATTTTGAATTCCGACCGTGGATATGCCGGCGAGGTGTTTGACGACAGCGACCCGCACATCGTCTGTCCTTGGCATGGCTGGGAGTATCGTCTTCTGACTGGTGAAAACGCCGTTGATCCTAAGATGAAACTGAAGCGGTACGAAGTTGTGCATAGCGGCGGGGTTATCTATGTCGATGCCTGA
- a CDS encoding amidohydrolase family protein: MNEMNPGGFRDHSLDEFDTTKLLGNARKQAEDRGYEDFLIVDVDSHHYETDNFSEIIEYIEDPVLRHAAQFSKGGVLLASQGPMGNQEMSGRITRYSGRRREKTPPEPHREITLTKRWMDALGVDIACLFPTPMLALGMHPRVNVEVELATAYNRWLCERVMSQERRIKSMLYLPMNDPDRALKMIEEFGDKPGVIGFLVTTVRYKPIYDNIYLKIYAALEERGLPLAFHAGYNWNDQMISTANKFITVHALGFTFYNMVHMTNWLMNSMPERFPKLKVIWIESGLAWIPFLMQRLDNEYMMRSSEVPGLKRLPSDYMREMFYTSQPMEMVNNREALELTLKMINAETQLLYSSDYPHWDMDLPSAIFDLPYLSDQAKRNILGENARKLFNLEPTLSDFKLARQQSRGMNR; this comes from the coding sequence ATGAACGAGATGAATCCCGGCGGTTTCCGCGATCATTCTTTGGATGAATTCGATACAACTAAGCTGCTTGGCAATGCGCGTAAGCAAGCTGAGGATCGTGGATATGAAGACTTCCTAATTGTCGACGTGGATTCTCATCATTACGAAACAGATAATTTTTCTGAGATCATCGAATATATCGAGGATCCTGTGCTGCGGCATGCTGCGCAATTCTCCAAAGGCGGAGTTCTGTTGGCAAGCCAAGGTCCAATGGGTAACCAAGAGATGTCAGGGCGTATTACGCGGTATTCGGGGCGGCGCCGAGAAAAGACGCCGCCAGAGCCGCACCGCGAGATCACGCTGACTAAACGCTGGATGGATGCGTTGGGCGTGGACATCGCATGTCTGTTCCCGACGCCGATGCTCGCTCTTGGTATGCACCCGCGCGTTAACGTCGAGGTCGAGTTGGCGACTGCGTATAATAGGTGGCTTTGTGAGCGCGTAATGTCGCAGGAGAGGCGCATCAAATCGATGCTCTATCTACCCATGAACGATCCTGATCGTGCACTAAAGATGATCGAAGAGTTCGGCGACAAGCCTGGAGTAATCGGCTTCCTTGTGACCACCGTTCGCTATAAACCGATTTATGACAATATCTACCTGAAGATATACGCGGCATTGGAGGAGCGAGGTTTGCCGCTGGCGTTTCATGCAGGCTACAATTGGAACGACCAGATGATCTCGACCGCTAACAAATTCATTACCGTGCATGCGCTTGGATTCACTTTTTACAATATGGTCCATATGACCAACTGGCTGATGAACAGCATGCCAGAGCGATTTCCCAAGTTGAAAGTGATTTGGATTGAGAGCGGGCTGGCGTGGATCCCCTTTTTGATGCAGCGTCTCGACAACGAGTACATGATGCGTTCATCGGAAGTGCCTGGTCTGAAAAGACTTCCAAGCGATTATATGCGCGAGATGTTCTACACTTCACAGCCGATGGAGATGGTAAACAACCGAGAAGCACTTGAGTTGACGCTCAAGATGATCAATGCTGAGACGCAGCTTCTCTACTCTTCGGATTACCCGCATTGGGACATGGATTTGCCGAGCGCAATTTTTGACCTGCCGTATCTCAGCGACCAGGCAAAGCGCAATATTCTGGGAGAGAATGCGCGTAAGTTATTCAACCTCGAGCCCACGCTCTCCGACTTCAAGCTTGCGCGTCAACAATCCCGCGGAATGAATCGGTGA
- a CDS encoding xanthine dehydrogenase family protein molybdopterin-binding subunit: MTIEFRGRREDVRLLKGQGRYTADWSLPDETHACFLRSDRAHADIVSIDASQAIALPGVITVLTGQDVIAAGHKNAPNPVWFLGKGEMKLRTPRRPCLATDRVRYVGQEVALVVASSAAIALDAIENILVEYRDRDAIIEPEEALRADAPVLHEDQPHNIAFEYEYGDAAATDEAFRGARHVARVNLDCQRMVGNPMEPKSCLASYDAGTDTLEMYLPTQGTSMMQAEFAAALGMPIERIRLHAQDVGGGFGVRGEVYPEYMALALAAKTIGRPVKWLGTRSESFVSDHHGRAERHMAELALDENGRFLAIRVEWLVNMGAFCSNAGPYIHTLAHQGQVAGPYLTPTAFGFHRLLFTNTTPTTAYRGAARPNTAYIVEQLIDEAAQVTAIDRIELRRRNLIPKDAFPYKTPAGAVYDSGDPHRLIDRVLSSCDWAGFEERRAGSAKGGKLRGLGVAMFIEPSGGGLKDEVSIKFASWGGVDIFSPVGPSGQGNETVFPEIVAEHLGLPVDKVVLRYNDPDGPILSGLGSISSRTLMNHGSGFVLAAQEVIKKATLLAADVLEVSVPDVAFKSGMFRVEGTDLSIGLLDLARRYFVGRGEHPLDVKTESAAVTAWATGAHAAEIEIDAETGELEILRYVAVDDCGRLINPTIVAGQIHGGIAQGVGQAIGEACIYDNVTGQLITGSFMDYFMPRARDLPFFELHDEPTYSPTNPLGAKGVGEAGTTGAVPTLGSALRDALKPLGIYHVNMPYTPARLWSLLKSARD, from the coding sequence ATGACAATTGAATTCCGCGGACGACGAGAAGATGTCCGGCTGCTCAAAGGTCAGGGGCGTTATACGGCGGATTGGTCGCTTCCAGACGAAACCCATGCCTGCTTCCTGCGAAGCGACCGGGCGCATGCCGATATTGTTTCGATCGATGCCAGCCAGGCAATTGCTCTGCCGGGCGTCATAACTGTCTTGACCGGACAGGATGTCATCGCGGCTGGCCACAAAAACGCTCCTAACCCGGTTTGGTTTCTCGGAAAGGGCGAAATGAAATTGCGGACGCCTCGGCGGCCTTGCCTCGCAACGGATCGCGTTCGCTATGTAGGGCAGGAAGTCGCGTTGGTGGTGGCTAGCTCCGCGGCCATAGCCCTAGACGCCATCGAAAACATCCTCGTAGAGTACCGCGATCGTGATGCGATCATTGAACCCGAAGAGGCTCTGCGCGCCGACGCCCCCGTTCTACATGAGGATCAGCCGCACAACATCGCGTTCGAATATGAATATGGCGACGCCGCTGCGACAGACGAGGCCTTTCGGGGGGCGCGGCACGTGGCTCGGGTTAATTTGGATTGCCAACGCATGGTTGGCAATCCGATGGAGCCTAAGTCATGTCTAGCATCTTACGACGCAGGCACTGACACCCTCGAAATGTATTTGCCGACGCAAGGCACGTCCATGATGCAGGCCGAGTTCGCGGCCGCACTGGGAATGCCAATCGAACGAATCCGTTTGCACGCGCAGGACGTCGGCGGTGGGTTCGGCGTACGCGGCGAGGTGTATCCCGAATACATGGCGCTAGCGTTGGCGGCGAAAACGATAGGCCGACCTGTCAAGTGGCTTGGTACGCGCTCGGAATCTTTTGTCAGTGATCATCACGGACGCGCGGAAAGGCACATGGCGGAGCTTGCGCTCGACGAGAATGGCCGCTTTTTGGCGATCAGAGTAGAATGGCTCGTCAATATGGGAGCATTTTGTTCCAATGCAGGTCCGTATATCCATACGTTGGCGCACCAGGGACAGGTAGCGGGGCCGTATTTGACGCCGACCGCTTTTGGCTTCCACCGACTTCTATTCACCAACACAACGCCGACGACTGCTTATCGCGGAGCAGCGAGACCAAATACAGCGTACATCGTCGAGCAGTTAATCGATGAAGCGGCGCAGGTAACCGCGATCGATAGGATCGAATTACGGCGACGCAACCTTATTCCGAAAGACGCATTTCCGTACAAGACTCCTGCCGGCGCAGTTTATGATAGTGGCGATCCCCATCGTCTTATTGATCGTGTGTTGTCAAGCTGTGATTGGGCTGGATTCGAAGAGCGACGGGCCGGCTCCGCAAAAGGCGGCAAGCTAAGAGGGCTTGGCGTTGCTATGTTCATTGAGCCATCGGGCGGCGGGCTTAAGGACGAGGTGTCGATCAAGTTTGCTTCATGGGGAGGCGTTGACATTTTTTCGCCCGTTGGCCCATCCGGACAAGGGAACGAAACTGTCTTTCCTGAAATTGTTGCGGAGCATCTCGGCCTTCCCGTGGATAAGGTCGTTTTGCGCTACAATGATCCGGACGGCCCGATCCTTTCAGGTCTCGGCTCAATTTCATCCCGGACGCTTATGAACCATGGCAGCGGCTTTGTTCTTGCCGCGCAAGAAGTGATTAAGAAAGCCACGCTGCTAGCTGCCGACGTCCTCGAAGTTTCGGTTCCGGATGTCGCATTCAAAAGCGGCATGTTCCGGGTAGAAGGGACCGACCTCTCCATCGGTTTGCTGGATCTTGCACGACGCTACTTTGTTGGAAGAGGAGAGCACCCGTTGGACGTGAAGACGGAGAGTGCTGCTGTGACAGCGTGGGCGACAGGCGCGCACGCTGCCGAAATCGAAATCGACGCAGAGACAGGCGAGCTCGAGATCCTACGGTATGTCGCCGTCGACGATTGCGGGCGACTGATTAATCCGACGATCGTCGCTGGGCAAATTCATGGTGGGATAGCTCAAGGTGTCGGCCAAGCTATCGGCGAGGCCTGCATCTATGACAACGTGACTGGCCAACTTATCACCGGTTCCTTCATGGATTATTTTATGCCGCGCGCCCGCGACCTTCCCTTCTTCGAGCTACATGATGAGCCGACCTATTCGCCGACTAATCCGCTTGGAGCGAAAGGGGTGGGCGAGGCAGGAACGACTGGCGCGGTACCAACTCTTGGAAGCGCTCTGCGCGATGCTTTGAAGCCGCTCGGAATTTACCACGTCAATATGCCATATACGCCTGCCCGTCTGTGGTCGCTGCTGAAGTCCGCGCGTGATTGA
- a CDS encoding class II aldolase/adducin family protein, with translation MSPDELKYEVALGSRILEMIGLATGIRSSMGHVSLRDPLNPDRFVVKGRGYEIDVLRRMRPENMVICDLSGRLVDGPPGVVQCNEVMIHACVLKARSDVNSVVHVHPPFSVMLTVMGLPIVPMVLEGIGLVRKPLPVYPHTALVTSIEKGEDMTKSLGTANAVHLLGHGVTTVGKTMEDAVMNAWHLEHQAQFNYYAKSIAGPVHAQIPDVQVEEFLQWRPLAEPHFQEAVARVGKVNTGGSMWSDLRERAAKLLSEG, from the coding sequence ATGTCGCCCGATGAACTAAAGTACGAAGTCGCGCTGGGAAGCAGAATTCTGGAAATGATAGGCCTAGCGACAGGAATTCGCTCCTCGATGGGGCATGTGAGCCTTCGCGATCCCCTTAATCCCGACCGCTTTGTCGTGAAGGGGAGAGGCTATGAGATCGATGTGCTGCGTCGCATGCGGCCGGAGAATATGGTCATTTGCGATCTCAGCGGGCGATTAGTTGATGGGCCTCCCGGGGTGGTTCAATGCAATGAGGTCATGATTCATGCCTGCGTGCTCAAGGCCCGTTCGGATGTGAACTCTGTGGTTCACGTCCATCCGCCCTTTAGTGTCATGTTGACAGTGATGGGATTGCCTATCGTGCCGATGGTGCTCGAGGGAATCGGGCTCGTTAGGAAGCCGCTGCCAGTTTATCCGCACACAGCATTAGTGACCTCCATCGAAAAAGGAGAGGATATGACGAAGAGTCTCGGCACTGCGAACGCCGTGCATTTGCTGGGCCATGGCGTGACAACTGTGGGGAAGACAATGGAGGACGCAGTCATGAATGCTTGGCACCTCGAACATCAGGCGCAGTTCAATTATTATGCGAAATCGATCGCCGGGCCCGTTCACGCGCAGATTCCCGACGTGCAAGTCGAAGAATTTCTTCAATGGAGGCCGCTTGCAGAGCCACATTTTCAGGAAGCGGTCGCGCGCGTCGGAAAAGTCAACACCGGCGGAAGTATGTGGAGCGATCTCAGGGAGCGCGCTGCAAAGCTTTTGTCCGAAGGCTAG
- a CDS encoding ABC transporter substrate-binding protein, translating into MKRLFLLAFAVCIGAVLIGPATAQEKLRIGGAVQVFPLYYLPIYAAQENGIFKKNGLDVEWVPSQSGADLTRAFAASAIKIALSSAATDSLAIARGVPLSVIGNLQSYDDFAIWSSSKGRVAKGEDLKGGKIGVSRFGGLEHSYGQLAAKKLGIDKDVQFVSTGGINESLAALVTGSIDAVVLPAASMLTLKLEGKVREIAEIQSLLPKEWISYTITAHKDFIAKEPSTVKAVVQSIFEANRFIMSADGKAWAIAKMREINGYSAEAASASYDTLGLSKNGKIDTEGLKNLLEFLSDYQMMKKDEVPAVEKIVDDQFVK; encoded by the coding sequence ATGAAACGTCTTTTTCTCTTAGCATTTGCCGTTTGCATCGGGGCCGTCTTGATTGGCCCAGCGACCGCTCAGGAAAAGCTCAGGATCGGCGGCGCTGTGCAGGTGTTTCCGCTCTACTACTTGCCAATCTATGCTGCGCAAGAAAACGGCATATTCAAAAAGAACGGGCTCGACGTCGAATGGGTGCCGTCACAGAGCGGTGCCGATCTGACGCGAGCCTTCGCAGCATCCGCGATCAAGATTGCACTCTCCTCGGCAGCGACTGACTCGCTCGCGATTGCACGTGGAGTACCGCTGTCGGTGATCGGCAACCTTCAGTCGTATGACGACTTTGCAATTTGGTCGTCTAGCAAAGGGCGCGTCGCAAAGGGCGAAGACCTCAAGGGCGGCAAGATTGGCGTTTCCCGCTTCGGGGGGCTCGAACATTCTTATGGGCAGCTCGCAGCTAAGAAGCTGGGTATCGACAAGGACGTCCAGTTCGTTTCAACCGGTGGCATCAATGAAAGCCTTGCCGCGCTCGTCACGGGATCGATAGACGCTGTGGTCCTTCCCGCAGCCAGCATGCTGACATTGAAGCTGGAAGGTAAAGTTAGAGAAATCGCGGAAATCCAATCTTTGCTGCCGAAGGAATGGATCTCCTACACCATTACTGCGCACAAGGACTTCATCGCGAAGGAGCCTTCGACGGTTAAGGCCGTAGTGCAGTCCATCTTCGAGGCCAACCGCTTCATCATGAGCGCCGACGGGAAGGCCTGGGCAATAGCGAAAATGCGGGAGATCAACGGCTATTCAGCCGAAGCCGCATCCGCTAGTTACGACACGTTGGGGCTCAGCAAAAACGGAAAGATCGATACGGAAGGCCTTAAGAATCTGCTCGAATTCTTATCCGATTATCAGATGATGAAAAAGGACGAAGTCCCCGCTGTTGAAAAGATCGTTGACGACCAGTTCGTAAAATAA
- a CDS encoding M20/M25/M40 family metallo-hydrolase, protein MSVADDVVALIDRDEVARLALEICNIDSPYGYERDVANHIFNWMEREGFVARKIGLLSDRFNVLGTLHGTGGGYSMIFNSHMDTAVPATEDMIHADPANKIYHSAWEQDGLLFGEGICNDKGPMAAFLIAAKAIKDSGHKLKGDLLVSGAVHETGGEPYGELPGEYLHAKEIGARYLATHGGIADFALIAEGTGFGLAWIEPGECYLKITLRSDLPPFYTAYLPDRTTLAESPNMIVASAAVIGAIEEWAAEYQKNNVFSSAGGTVVPKAQFGGIRGGDGHRPYLCPQLCSLYFHMFVVPGHDVLALKDEISEVVNKLGIKNSVEIYSFRPGYEAKNIDRFVDAVTRAHRATFDEEPKPPYVESTSMWRDLTVWNELGVPAMTYGPRSTTHQFQRALSIESLYKAACVYARIAVEVCSEEKPRARPQP, encoded by the coding sequence ATGTCCGTTGCAGACGACGTCGTCGCCCTAATCGACCGAGACGAGGTAGCCCGGCTCGCGCTTGAGATTTGTAATATCGATAGCCCATACGGTTACGAACGCGATGTCGCAAATCACATTTTTAACTGGATGGAGCGCGAAGGTTTCGTCGCCCGAAAAATTGGTTTGCTTAGTGACCGCTTCAATGTTCTCGGGACGTTGCATGGGACCGGGGGCGGCTACAGCATGATCTTTAATAGCCACATGGACACCGCGGTGCCGGCCACAGAGGACATGATCCACGCCGATCCGGCAAACAAAATTTATCATAGCGCCTGGGAACAGGATGGGCTGTTATTCGGCGAAGGCATCTGCAACGATAAAGGCCCTATGGCTGCTTTCCTAATTGCCGCCAAAGCGATTAAGGATTCGGGCCACAAGCTGAAGGGAGACCTGCTCGTCAGCGGAGCGGTGCATGAGACCGGTGGCGAGCCGTACGGCGAGTTGCCCGGCGAGTATCTCCACGCGAAAGAAATTGGAGCGCGCTATCTCGCGACGCACGGAGGCATCGCCGACTTTGCGCTCATTGCCGAAGGGACCGGATTTGGCCTTGCTTGGATCGAGCCCGGCGAATGCTATTTGAAAATCACGCTGCGCTCGGACCTGCCTCCGTTCTACACAGCCTACCTTCCGGATAGGACCACGCTTGCCGAAAGTCCGAACATGATCGTAGCGAGTGCGGCGGTCATCGGAGCCATAGAGGAGTGGGCGGCTGAGTATCAGAAGAACAATGTCTTCAGTTCTGCGGGCGGCACCGTCGTACCCAAGGCGCAATTCGGAGGTATTAGAGGCGGTGATGGTCATCGCCCGTACCTGTGCCCTCAGTTGTGCTCACTTTATTTCCATATGTTTGTTGTGCCGGGCCATGACGTCCTTGCGCTCAAAGATGAGATCAGTGAAGTGGTCAACAAGCTGGGGATCAAGAATAGCGTCGAAATCTATTCGTTTCGACCCGGCTATGAGGCCAAGAATATCGATCGATTCGTTGATGCGGTGACGCGTGCACACCGCGCGACGTTCGACGAAGAGCCGAAGCCGCCATACGTTGAATCGACCAGCATGTGGCGGGATCTCACCGTGTGGAATGAGTTGGGCGTTCCTGCTATGACCTACGGCCCGCGGAGTACGACGCACCAATTCCAGCGCGCGCTCTCAATCGAGAGCCTTTACAAGGCCGCTTGCGTCTACGCCCGAATTGCGGTCGAGGTGTGCAGCGAGGAGAAACCTCGCGCACGGCCACAGCCGTGA
- a CDS encoding ABC transporter permease: MSITTASLARTSAPFAIQAAFVAAILVLWHLSISREWVDTIFLASPLDTALAFIPTTISAEPHLAATFSSFAPSLITGVLAALIVGLLVNTSEYAYKVFMPLLVLGVIIPKVTLLPLFVLWFGIDKATVIVYGALSAFFPMVVNVSAASREVKPAHITLARAMGYSKSQIYLKIILPAMLPVLTSGLFYACNAALMGVFIVELALARFGIGAFVRTLAITFRTPELYAAIILTSLITVIINMLLWSLSRRFSQWRT, encoded by the coding sequence ATGAGTATCACCACCGCCTCGTTGGCGCGCACATCTGCCCCCTTCGCCATTCAAGCCGCATTCGTCGCCGCGATACTTGTATTGTGGCACCTGTCGATCAGCCGAGAGTGGGTCGATACAATATTTCTTGCCAGCCCTTTGGACACAGCGCTTGCGTTTATCCCCACTACGATATCGGCCGAGCCGCATTTGGCCGCGACTTTTTCTAGTTTCGCTCCCTCACTTATCACGGGTGTTTTGGCCGCATTGATTGTCGGACTGCTGGTGAACACCTCCGAGTATGCCTACAAAGTGTTCATGCCCCTCCTAGTCCTCGGAGTCATCATCCCCAAGGTCACATTGCTTCCTCTATTCGTGCTCTGGTTCGGAATTGATAAAGCTACTGTCATCGTTTATGGAGCTTTGTCGGCATTCTTTCCGATGGTTGTGAACGTCTCCGCAGCGAGTCGGGAAGTGAAGCCCGCACATATCACCTTGGCGCGCGCGATGGGTTACTCTAAGTCCCAGATATATCTGAAAATCATCCTCCCGGCGATGCTGCCGGTGTTAACGTCAGGCCTCTTCTACGCCTGCAACGCAGCGCTGATGGGGGTATTCATCGTTGAACTCGCCTTGGCGCGTTTCGGCATTGGCGCGTTCGTGCGCACTCTCGCGATAACATTCAGAACGCCGGAACTTTATGCCGCCATCATCCTCACTTCTCTAATCACTGTCATCATCAATATGCTTCTATGGTCACTTTCACGCCGTTTCAGTCAATGGCGTACATGA
- a CDS encoding ABC transporter permease: MKRINPAVTRAAIVLCVLVLWEINTRFSLTSRILVAPPSEIFWQVLNILATTSNVPNFYSNAWITVQGFIGAFAVSAVLGVSLGLLFASSKLMGDAFEPILLVLYAIPKVILYPLFVLMLGVGMAPKIIFGITVGIFVVIFNTSAAVRQIDPNYARLAYSLGYGNFLTFFKIILPAAAPTILAGLRLGFGYTVVGVMAAELLVVTNGLGSLIDWASFNYFTPQLYALIFITLVIGLVGNSFFSFLERRWVK; this comes from the coding sequence ATGAAGCGCATCAATCCGGCGGTTACCAGAGCTGCGATTGTTCTTTGCGTGCTGGTCCTATGGGAAATCAATACGCGCTTCTCGTTAACCAGCCGCATTCTCGTTGCTCCGCCTAGTGAAATTTTCTGGCAGGTGCTGAACATTCTCGCGACAACCAGCAACGTCCCCAACTTTTATTCTAATGCCTGGATCACAGTTCAAGGGTTCATTGGCGCGTTTGCGGTCAGTGCCGTTCTCGGTGTAAGCCTCGGTCTTCTTTTTGCGAGTTCAAAACTAATGGGCGACGCATTCGAACCGATCCTGCTCGTGCTCTACGCCATTCCCAAGGTGATTCTCTATCCGTTGTTCGTGCTGATGCTCGGCGTCGGCATGGCGCCAAAAATCATCTTCGGAATCACTGTCGGGATTTTCGTCGTGATATTCAACACGAGCGCAGCTGTGCGCCAAATAGACCCGAATTACGCGCGCCTGGCGTATTCGCTCGGCTACGGCAACTTCTTGACCTTCTTCAAGATCATCTTGCCCGCAGCGGCACCGACGATATTGGCAGGGCTGCGGCTCGGGTTCGGTTACACCGTAGTTGGTGTGATGGCTGCGGAACTTCTCGTCGTAACGAACGGCCTTGGTTCGCTCATTGATTGGGCGTCTTTCAATTATTTCACGCCACAACTTTACGCGCTGATCTTCATCACCCTGGTGATCGGTCTCGTCGGAAACAGCTTTTTCAGCTTTCTCGAACGTAGGTGGGTAAAATGA